A region of Bacillus rossius redtenbacheri isolate Brsri chromosome 2, Brsri_v3, whole genome shotgun sequence DNA encodes the following proteins:
- the LOC134529045 gene encoding vasotab, which produces MKYLAVIFLVFSVIFAEAALRRGCPSVCPQYYQPLCALSRWRGLRTFSNPCFLAVHNCKHPRDRYSYIHDGECRYPGNDFLQQLEDEES; this is translated from the exons ATGAAGTATCTAGCAGTGATTTTCCTTG TTTTCAGCGTGATCTTCGCTGAGGCAGCGTTGCGCCGGGGATGTCCTTCCGTCTGCCCGCAGTACTACCAGCCGCTGTGCGCGCTCAGTCGCTGGCGAGGCCTGAGGACCTTCTCCAACCCGTGCTTCCTGGCGGTGCACAACTGCAAGCACCCCCGCGACC gtTACAGCTATATTCACGACGGAGAGTGTCGTTATCCAGGCAACGACTTCCTTCAACAACTGGAAGACGAAGAGTCCTGA